The genomic DNA GCATAAAGACAATAGTATGCGGAGCTCCTAATGTACAAGTCGGAATGATAGTTCCAGCCGCATTATCTGGAACAAATTTACCTAATGGTGCTGTTATTGAAGAATCAAATATCCGTGGCATTACTTCTGAAGGTATGATTTGCAGTGAATTTGAACTTTGTCTTGGAGATAATTCTTCAGGCATAATGAATTTAAACGAGAATTTAAGTATTGGACAGACTTTGTCTGAAGCCCTTCATCTTGATGATTATGTCTTAGAGATAGGTGTAACTCCCAATAGAGGTGATTGTCTTAGTATTATCGGTATCGCGAGAGAAGTTGCGGCTATATATGGTTTAAACTTAAAATATCCAGAAATAAAGAGTATTCAGTCCAGTGAAGATATTACAAAGTATACGTCTGTTACCCTTTTATCTAAAGAATTTTGTCCAAGATATGCGGCAAGTTTAATTTTTGATATTAAGGTTAAGCCTTCTCCTTTTTGGCTTAAAGATAGACTTTTATCAGTTGGAATAAGGCCTATATCTAATATCGTTGATGTTACTAATTTTGTGATGTTAGAATTAGGTCAGCCTCTTCATGCATTTGATTTTGATAATTTGGCGGAAAACAAAATAGTTGTGAAAACTGCATCAAAAGGAGAAAAATTCACTACCCTTGACGGTAAAGAACATTTGCTTGATGATGATACTTTAATGATATGCGATGGAAATAAAGGTGTAGCTATTGGCGGCGTCATGGGCGGACTTAATTCTGAAATTCAGGATTCCACAAAGCGAGTTCTCTTGGAAAGTGCTTACTTTGATCCAATTTCTATTAGAAAAACTTCTAAAAGAGTAGGTATAAAAACTGAGGCGTCTTTTAGATTTGAGAGAGGAGTTGACCCTGAAGGTACTTTATACGCTTTGAAACGAGCATCTCAATTAATAGTAGAAGTAGGGAATGGAGCTTTGGTTAATGGATTTATTGATGAAAAAGCTGAGTTGCCGAAAAAAATGTCAATAAAATTGACTCATGTGGAAGTTAATAGACTTCTCGGGACTAACCTATATATTGAACAAGTTGAAAAACATTTGAAATCTATAGAATGTACTGTAAATAAAATTGCAGAATCTGGAATAGAAGTCGTACCACCTTCTTTTAGAAGTGATATTTCAAGAAAAGAAGATTTAATAGAAGAGGTTGCGCGTTTATCAGGGTATAACAATATACCTGTTACGTATCCCCATATTCCTTTAGATAGACGTAAAGAAACTCCGATTTTGATACTTAAGGATAAAATTAAGGATATATTGAATGGTTTTGGTTTTACTGAAGCTATAAATTATAGCTTTATAAGCGAAAAAGCTTTTAATAACCTTAAATTGCATGAAAATGATAAAAGGCTAAATCTGGTGCGTATATTAAATCCTTTATCCGATGAGCAGGGTGTTATGAGAAGTTCTCTTATACCTGGTTTGCTTTTAAATATTTTTAAAAATTTGTCTTATAAGGCAAAAAATTTAAAAATGTTTGAAATCGGAAAGATTTTTATTGAAAAAGAAAAAGATATATTGCCTGATGAAAAAGAAATGATTGTAGGAATATGGACAGGGAGTAGATATAATGATTTTTGGGGTTCAAAGGAAATAAGTTCTGATTTTTATGATATAAAAGGTGTTGTTGAAGGAATGCTAACGGCGCTTGATATTAAAAATTTTTCGTTTACCGCTATATCAGGAAATGATTTCTTATATTTAAGAAAAGGCTTTGGAGCTAAAATTTGTTCAAATGGCAATATAATTGGATGTGTTGGAGAAGTATCGCAAAAAATTGTGAATGAATTTGAAATAAAACAGCCAGTGTATGCGTTTGAATTTGATTTAAAACTCGTTTATCCTTTGATATCTGAAGTTAAATCAGCTTTTCCGATTCCAAAATTTCCTTCAATATCAAGAGATATTACTTTAATTATTGATAAAAAAATTGAGTCCAATAGAATTTTAGAGTTTATAAAAGAATTAAATGAAGAATTAATTGAGTTATCAGTTATTTTTGATGTTTATGATGGATCTCCAATTCCAGATGGGAAAAAGAGTCTTTCAGTTAGAGTAATATATAGATCTAAATTTGAAACATTAAAAGATAATTTAGTTAATGATATTCATAAAAGAATAGCTGAAGCGATAGTCTCGGAATTTAATGCTGAATTACCATAAAATTCATAAGATTCATTAATTAGATGTTGACAATATTCTTTTTTTAGCTTACACATTAAGCTGTTAGGCGGGTATAGCTCAGCTGGTAGAGCACAAGCTTCCCAAGCTTGGGGTCGCGAGTTCGAGTCTCGTTGCCCGCTTTAGGTAAAAAGAATGCCTTTTCCGGATGGTAAAAAGGATAAAACTGATTATGCCATTATAAATATAAAATGAGTAGTAATTAAGCTTGAACAAGTAATTACCATAAAGAAAGGAATCGGGCATATTGCCCGTTTTTTTTTGGAGTAAATAATTAAATTGAAAAGTAGGAAAGACAGTAGAGGGAATATTTCTACCGTAAAAAAGGAAGATATTGTTGAAAAAATTAAAGCTATAATTCATACACTATTTGAAGATAAAGCTATTGAGCTTGTTGATGTAGAATATTTTAGTGGGCCTCATGGCGTAATTTTAAGACTTTATATTGATAAAGAAGGTGGTGTCACCCTTGATGACTGCAGCAATATAAGTCATCAAATAAGTGATCTTTTGGATATATATTGGGAATATGATGGCCGTTATATGTTGGAGGTATCATCTCCAGGAATAGATAGGCCTTTAGTGCAAAAAAATGATTTTCAAAAGTATAAAGGAAGTCAGGTAAAAATAAAAGTAAAAGAACCAATCAGTGGACAAAAGAATTTTAAAGGCGTTTTAATAGGCATATTTGGTGATATAGTAAAAATTCAGATAGAAGGAAAGGTTGTTAATATTCCCTATAATGAAATTATTAAAGCAAAGCTATCGATAACGGAAACGGAGAAATAATATATGCTGATATCAGAAATAAAACGCACAATTGAACAGGTAGGACGCGAAAAAGGCATTAAAAATGAGGTTTTAATTAAAACTTTAGAAGCTGCATTGGTTTCTGCGGCTAAAAAAAAAATAGGTCAAGATGCTGATATAGAGGCTCAATATAATGAAGAAACAGGAGAAATAGATGTTTTTCAGTTTCAAGAGGTAGTCGAAAAAATCAGTAGTCCTATGAATGAAATTATTTTTGAAGATGCCCTTAAATTGGATCCTGAGTGTGAAATAGGGGATAGTCTTGGTATAAAAGTTGATACATCTATTTTTGGTAGGATCGCCGCTCAATCCGCAAAACAAGTTATTATTCAAAAAATGAAGGATGAGGAACGAAAAGCTGTTTATGAAAATTATAGTAACAAGGAAGGTGAAATAGTTAACGGTATCGTGCAAAGGGTAGATAAACAAGAAATACTTGTTAATTTGGGGCAGGCGGAAGCATCACTTCCTTTTCTTGAACAAATACCTAATGAAACATTTAAAAGAGGCGATAGAATAAGAGCATATGTAAAAAAAGTATCCAAGCATGTTCGAGGTGGTTCCCAAGTAATTCTTTCAAGAACGCATCCTAATTTTTTAATAAATCTTTTCAAGTTAGAAGTTCCAGAGATAAATGAAGGTATCGTGAACATAATGGAGGTAGCTCGAGGATGCGGAGTACGATCAAAAATAGCCGTAAGTTCAAATGAATCAGATGTTGATCCTGTAGGATCATGTGTTGGAATGCAAGGAAGCAGAGTTAAAAACGTAGTGCAGGAATTGAAAGGTGAAAGAATAGATATAGTGCAATGGCATGTTGATCCTGTTAGGTTTGTATGTAATGCGTTAGCACCAGCAGAAATAAAGAGAGTAGTTATAGATGAAGAAAGTGGTTCAATGATAGTTGTTGTGCCGGATAAATTTCTTCCGGTTGCCATCGGATCAAATGGGCAAAATGTCAAACTTGCTTCAAAATTAACTAAATGGAAGCTCGATGTCCAAAGTGAAACAAGATATGATAAGGCCATTGAAGATTATGATGCATTATTAGCTATATCTAATATGACAACAGATATAGCCGATACTTTGTTACAGAGAGGCATTTGTTCCTCAGAGGATTTAAGTAAGGCTAGAGTCAAAGATCTTATTAGAATTAGAGGCATTAGTGAGAGTTTGGCGCAATCTTTTATAAATGCCGCTGTTATTCAAATATCAAATAAATCAAAGGATGAAAATCGAGAAGAAAATATCGAGTATGAAAATAATGAAACCGATTCGGAGAAATAAAAATTTGGGAATTAAGTAGGTTTAGGGGGATGGATGGCTAAGATTATGGCGAAGATTAGAGTATATGAGCTTTCAAAAGAACTTAATATTGGGACAAAGGAGCTTCTCGATAAATTAAAAGAAATGAATATAGATGCCGCTAGTCATATGAGTTCTTTAGATGAAGATTCTGTTTCAAGGATAAAATCCGAACTGCAAATTGAACCTACGGGTAAGGTTGAAAATAAATTAGTTGTTATTCGGAGAAAAAAGAAAAGGTCGATTCCTGAAGATTATGAACATGAGAATATAGAAGAAATATCAAATTTTGTACTTTCGGAAGATAAGAAAGAATCAATTCAGAGAGAAGATATTACTGATCAGCTTATTAAAATAGAAAAAACACAAGTTGATAACGGCGAGGAATCTACTTCAGAAAAATTATCAGAAACAATTTTAGAAAATAAAATATGTGAAGTAAAAAAAGATATTTCGGTTGAGGAAAAAGGTGTGGTTGAAGAAATACCTGAAATAAAAGGGAAAGAAATAGTAGAAGATAAACAAAATAAAATAAATAATGACAATTTACCTGAGACTAAAGATGAAATATCTGTAGTTACTCCTGCAAAAGTTATAGAAGATAGGGGTAAAAAAGATATTAAGCAGGAAAAAAGGTTTAAAAAGGGTAAAAAATTTCCTCCAGCAAAAATACTAAAACTTCCAGATGAAAATTTGCCACAAAGCGATACTGATGAAGAGAATAATGCAGCTTTGAAGAAAAATACTGACAGACCGGATGGGTATAGAGATAAAAAACAATTCGTTAGAGATAAAGTTGATCATACTCGTGCAACTACTCCTAAAGAACAGCAAAATTATGACAAAGATACAAAAAAATACAAAAAGAAATTTAAAGTAGAATCCTTTGAAAAAGAAGATAAATATTTAAAAAAGAAATTTCTCTTTAATAAAAAAGATGTTGTAGAAACAAGCTCAATTTTTGAAGATGAACATTTTCGTATAAAGAAGTATAAAAAGCAAGGTCAAGCTAATAAAGAAATTCCTGTTCAAAAGTCTCAAATTACTACCCCTAAAGCAATTAAAAGAAGGATAAAAGTTGATGAGACTATAGTTCTTGGTGAGTTAGCGAAAAGGATGGGCGTAAAATCAGCTGAGATCATTCAAAAATTGATGGGTCTTGGTATTATGGTCACTGTAAATCAAACCATTGACTTTGAAACAGCTTCTCTTGTATCAGCAGAATTTAACTATGAAATTGAAAAGGCTAATTTTGAAGAAAAAAGTCTATTGAAAGTAATTGCTGATAATCCTGTTGATTTAATAAAAAGACCTCCAGTAGTGACTATCATGGGACATGTGGATCATGGAAAAACTTCTCTTTTAGATGCTATACGAAAGTCACGTATAGCTGAAAAAGAAGCAGGAGGCATAACTCAGCATATAGGAGCATATAACGTAGAAACAGAAAGAGGAACTATAGCATTTCTTGATACTCCAGGACATGAAGCTTTTACCGCTATGAGAGCGCGAGGAGCTAAAGTTACAGATATAGTTATCCTTGTTGTAGCCGCCGATGATGGAGTTATGCCCCAGACTATTGAAGCGATAAATCATTCAAAAGTAGCTAAGGTTCCAATAATAGTTGCGGTTAATAAAATTGATAAAGCAGGTGCAGATCCGGAAAGGGTTAAAAGAGAACTTTCTGATCACGGAATAATTTCTGAGGATTGGGGTGGAGAAAATATTTTTGTGAATGTATCGGCAAAAGAGCGAACAGGGATAAATGAACTGCTTGAAATGATATTGTTACAGTCGGACGTTCTTGAATTAAAAGCAAATCCTAATAAATCGGCAAATGGCCATGTTGTTGAGGCTAACCTTGATACAGGCAAGGGGCCTGTAGCGACAGTTTTAGTTCAAGAAGGGACTCTCAAAACAGGCGATTATATAGTATGCGGGGTTAATTATGGAAAAATAAGAGCAATGCTTAATGATATGGGCGAGCAGATAGATAGCGCTGGTCCTTCGGTTCCTGTAAAAATTCTTGGGCTTAGTGGTGTGCCTATGGCTGGTGATGAGCTTATAGTATTTGAAGACGAAAAAACAGCAAAACAGGTGAGTGAACATCGAACTCAAAAGTCTCGATCCAAGGAATTAGAAAAACATACTAAAATGAGTCTTGAGAAGCTGTATGAAAAAATGCAAGAGGGAGAAGTAAAGGGATTAAATATTATACTAAAAGCAGATGTTCATGGCTCCATTGAAGCTTTACGAGATTCTTTAGTAAAACTTTCAAATGCTGAGGTAAAAATTAATGTTATTCATGCTGCTACAGGTTCTGTAATTGAATCAGATATAACTTTAGCATCTGTATCTGATGCCATTATTATTGGGTTTAATGTACGTCCGAGTCCTAAAGTCATGGAATTCGCTCTTCAAGAAAATGTGGATATGCGGTTTTACGATATTATTTATAACGTAATTCAAGATGTAAAAGATGCTATGGTTGGATTAATGAAGTCAGAATTTAAGGAAAAGTCCATAGGGATGGCTGAAGTTAGAGAAGTGTTTCATATTCCTAAGATTGGTTCTATTGCTGGATGTTATGTTATTCAAGGTAAAATTGAGAGAGGAAAACAAATAAGATTACTTAGGGACGGTATTATAATTTATAATGGAAAAATTTCATCATTAAAACGATTTAAAGATGATGCTAAAGAAGTTTTACATAATTTTGAATGTGGTATTGGACTTGAAAACTATAATGACATAAAGCAAGGCGATATTATTGAATGTTATTACCTTGAAGAAATAAAACCTACTTTTAATACTTAGATTATGGTTGTTGGCATCGGAAAAATAAAATTTAAAATTCATGATAGCAGATCTTTAAAGGCAAAAAGAAGTATTGTAAAATCAATAATAGGCCATCTTAGAAATAAATTTAATGCTTCAGTTGCCGAAGTTGGCTTGAACGATGCTCATCAAATTGCAGAAATTGGATTTGCGATCGTAGGTAATGACAAATCTGTTATAAATTCTGCAGTAGATAAAATTTTTAACGTGGCTGAAGAGCTTGGACTCGCTGAATTATTTGATTCAGAAATGGAGATTATTGCTTTATGAAATCGTTTAGCAGGACGGAAAGAATTAGTGCCTTGTTGCAAAGAAACCTTTCTGATATTTTACATAAAGAAATAAAAGATCCAAGACTCGAACAAATTACTATTACACATGTTAAGGTTTCTAATGATTTAAAGCACGCAAGAGTTTTTTTTTGTCATTCGGGAAAAAATAGGACTAAAGAAGAAATAATTGAAGGATTAAATAGTGCAAAGGGGTATATGAAACGAGTCCTTGCTAAAAATCTTGATTTACGATATATGCCGGAACTTAACTTTAACTATGATGAATCATTTGATTATGCACAGCGTATTGACTTAGAGCTAAGAAAATTAAATCTGGGTTGATTTATGGATATTGTAAAGGAACTAATTTTAGCAAGCAATAATATTTTATTGACAACGCATACTCAATTGGATGGGGATGCTATAGGTTCATTAATATCGTTAGGGCTTTCGATTTTGAGTTTAAAAAAAAAGGCAGTGCTTCTCGCTGAAAATCCTATTCCCGCTATATATCGTTTTCTTCCGAAAATTGAAATTATATCAAATAGTATAAACGATAGAATAAACGATTTTGATGCGGTAATTGTATTAGATTGTGGTGACTTAGAAAGAATAGGCGAAAATATTGCTGACATCACTAAAATTCCTGTAATTATAAATATTGATCATCATATAACAAATAGTAAATTTGGGCAAATAAACCTTATTGATGTTAATGCATCATCTACATGTGAAGTTGTATATAAGTTAATAAAATTTTTAGGAATTAAGATCGACATTGATATGGCTTTTGCAATTTATACAGGTATTTTGACAGATACTGGTTCTTTCCGGTTTTCAAACACAAATTGTAAAGCTTTTGAAATTTGCCAAGAAATGTTAAATATCGGAGTTGATCCCCATAGAGTTGCTCAAAATATTTATGGAACGTATTCGTTAAATAGTATTAAACTTTTAAATAGGGTTTTGGATTCTATCGAGGTCTCTAAGAATGGAAAATTATCCCTAATGTTTTTAACAAAAGACATGTTAAAAGAAACTCAAACTAAATTTGAAGATGTTCATGGGGTAATTAATTATGCAAAATATATTGAAGATGTGAAAGTTGCAGTTCTTATCCACGAAAATGAGACCAATTCAGTAAATAAATGCGGAAATGAAGGCAAAAGCTTATTCCATGTAAGCCTTAGATCAAATGGAAGCGTTGATGTTTCTTCGATTGCTTTAAAATTTGGAGGAGGGGGACATTTTGATGCTGCGGGCTTTACGATATGTTCATCTCTTTTTGAGCTTAAAGATCAAATATTGAAGTTATCGGAAAATTTTTAAACGTTATGAATAAGGATATCAATGGGTTTGTTGTTGTGAATAAGCCTGAAAATATAACTTCAGCAGGAGTTGTTAATAAGGTAAAGAAAATTTTTAAAGTAAAAAAAGCAGGACATACGGGTACACTTGATCCTTTTGCTAAAGGGGTCATAGTAATTTGTATTAATAAAGCAACAAAATTGGCAAGGTTTTTACTTGCAGGTAAAAAAAAATATGAAGCAATAGTACATTTAGGAATAGATACGGATACTCAGGATTTTACAGGAACAATTATAAAAGAATTAAGTTTCGATAGAATTACGGGAGGAGAAATAAAAGCAGCTTTTAAAAAGTTTGAAGGAATTGTTAGCCAGAAACCTCCTGCTTATTCTGCTTTAAAGTATAAGGGAATTCCCCTCTACAAATATGCAAGGGCGGGAGAATATATAGAGAAGGCGGCAAGAACTATAATAATTGAATATATTAAAGTAAAGGAGATTAATCTTCCATTTGTGAGTTTTGAAGTTTTTTGTTCAGGCGGAACCTATATTAGAACCTTATGCTCAGATGTTGGTGCATTGTTAGGATGTGGAGGGCATTTAAAATATTTGAACCGAATTGAAAGTAGCGGATTTTCTATTGATGAAGCAATTGATATTTCTGATTTGGAAAAAATTGTATTGTCAGGTAAAGAGCTTGAAGTATTGGTACCTATGGCTAAGGGTTTAAAGGATATGCCTAAATTTGTAGCTGATGAAGTTTTATGTAATAAAATAAAATACGGAAAAAAAATAAATAAAATAGATATTCCTTTTAATGATGGAGATAAAAAAAATAATTTATTAAAAGTAATTGATAACAAACAAAATTTACTCGCTGTGTTGGCGTTAAACAATGAAAATTATTCTTATTGCTGTGTAATATAAAAACTGCACAAAAATTAAAATTAAGAATTTAATAATTAGGAGGCAAAAGTGTCATTAAATTCAGAACAAAAAAAAGAGGTAATTGAGCGTTTTAAATTACATGATACCGATACTGGTTCCCCAGAAGTTCAAATTGGACTTTTGACAAACAGAATAACTTATTTAACAGAACATTTAAAAGTTCATAAAAAAGATCATCATTCAAGGCGTGGTTTGCTTGTTTTAGTTGGAAGAAGACGGAGTCTTTTAAATTATGTAAAAGATAAAGATGTTAGTCGTTACAAAACAATTATTAGTTCTCTTGGATTAAGAAGGTAAGCCTACTTTTTTGTGTACATTAAGGAAAATAATTTTTGAGGAGTGTATTAAATGGAGTTTTCAGTTGAAGAAAAGATAGGCGGAAAAACCTTTTCAATAAAATCGGGGAAGCTAGCAAAACAAGCTTCAGGATCCGTTGTAGTTCAATATGAAGATACTGTAGTATTGATAACGGTAGTTTCGGCTAATGAAGAAAAAGTAAAAGGGGATTTTATTCCTCTTACAGTAGAATATCAAGAACGAATTTATGCGGCAGGAAGAATACCTGGTAATTATTTTAGACGAGAGATAGGCAGACCAAGTGATAAAGAGATCCTAACTGCAAGATTAATAGACAGATCAATACGTCCTTTATTTAAAAAGGGATTTGCGTATGAAACACAAGTAATTGCTACCGTTCTTTCTACTGATAGGGAAAACGATCCTGATATGCTTGCAATGGTAGGCACTTCCGCGGCAATCCTTATATCCGATATTCCTTTTGACGGTCCAATAGCTGGGGTACGTGTAGCTCGTATAGATGGAAAGCTTGTTATAAACCCTAAAAGTTCAGAATGGGAAAAAGCTGATATAAATATAGTTGTAACTGGATCAAGGGCTGGAATTGTTATGGTAGAGGGAGGCGGCAATGAAATGGCGGAGGCAGATATGCTTGACGCTATATTCTTTGGCCATAAAGCTATGCAACCATTGATTGATATGCAAATAAAACTCCAAGAAAGTATTGGAAAATTAAAAAGACAATTTGATTTAAATGAAAAAGATACAAATTTAGTCAATATTATTGAGTCTAATGCTTCTTCAATAATTGACGTTTTATTAATTCCTGAGAAACTAAAAAGATACGAAGCAATAGGTAAAGTAAAAAAAGAAATTATTGAAAAGTTACCGGATGAATACAAAGATTCCAAAGATGCAGTGTCAGAAATTTTTCATGATTTAGTAAGAAAAAAAACGAGAGAGCTTATTTTAAGTGGCCGTAGAATAGATGGTAGAAAATTTGATGAAATTAGAAATATTTTTTGCGAAGTTGGGCTTCTTCCAAGGCCACATGGCAGTGCTTTATTTACAAGGGGAGAAACTCAAGTATTTGGAGTTTTAACTCTTGGTTCTGGTCAAGATGAGCTTAGAGTCGAAACTTTAACAGGTGATACCTCGAAAGCCTTTATGTTACATTATAATTTCCCGCCATTTTCAGTTGGAGAAGTTAGACGAATATCAGGTCCAAGTCGTAGAGATATAGGACATGGTGCTCTTGCAACAAGAGCTATTGAAAAAGTCTTACCTTTATCAACTGAATTTGATTATACAATACGCCTTGTAGCAGAGGTTTTGGAATCTAATGGATCCTCTTCGATGGGCAGTGTGTGTGCTGGAATACTTGCATTGATGGATGGAGGGGTTCCAATTTCTTCCCCAGTTGCCGGTATCGCGATGGGGCTTATTAAAGAAGACGATACTATTATTATTTTATCGGACATATTGGGAGATGAGGACCATACTGGGGATATGGATTTTAAAATAGCAGGAACACGAAACGGAGTAACTGCTGTTCAAATGGATATTAAGATAAAAGAATTATCAAGAGAAATAATGGATAAAGCTCTTGAGCAAGCTAAAAAAGGCAGATTGTTTATACTTGATAAAATGATGGCGGCCATAGGTCAGTCAAGATCGGAAATATCGTCTTATGCTCCGAAAGTATATTCCGTTAAAATAAATCCTGATAAAATACGGGATGTTATAGGGCCACATGGGAAAATGATTAAATCTCTACAGGCTGAAACAAATACGAGGATTGAAATAGATGATACAGGGCTTGTAAAAATATCTGCGGAAAATCAAGACGAAGGTGAAGTTGCTCTTAAGATGATAAAGGCAATAGGTCTTGATCCTGAAATTGGAGAAATTTACGATGGAACAGTTGTAAAGGTTACAGATTTTGGAGCTTTTGTACAAATTAAACCAGGGAGTGAGGGACTTGTACATATTTCTCAACTCGCATCTCACCATGTTAAAAAGGTTACAGAGGTAGTTAATGAAGGAGATAAGCTTTTAGTTAAAGTCATGGAAATCGGTAGGGATGGTAAAATTCGTTTGAGTCACAAAGCTACAGTGGAAGATAAAAATGATAGAAATCGTAAATAAGACGGTTTTAAAAAATGGAGTGAAAATATTAACTCAAAAAATGCCTTACGCTCAATCAGTATCAATGGGTGTATGGGTTAATGTCGGAGCTAGAGATGAAAACGAAGAAGAGAACGGGATATCTCATTTTATTGAGCACATGATTTTTAAAGGAACTAAAAAGCGTTCGGCTTTTCAAATCGCAAAGGAATTTGATTCAATAGGCGGTCAAACAAATGCTTTTACGGCCATGGAACAGACTTGTTATTATGCGAAAGTTCTTAGTGAACATATTGAAATAATGGCCGATATTCTTTCTGATGTTTTTTTGAATTCTGTTTTTGATCCAAGGGAGATTGAAAGAGAACTTCAGGTAGTTCTTCAAGAAATTGGACTTATAGAAGACAGCCCTGAAGATT from Desulfobacterales bacterium includes the following:
- the truB gene encoding tRNA pseudouridine(55) synthase TruB; its protein translation is MNKDINGFVVVNKPENITSAGVVNKVKKIFKVKKAGHTGTLDPFAKGVIVICINKATKLARFLLAGKKKYEAIVHLGIDTDTQDFTGTIIKELSFDRITGGEIKAAFKKFEGIVSQKPPAYSALKYKGIPLYKYARAGEYIEKAARTIIIEYIKVKEINLPFVSFEVFCSGGTYIRTLCSDVGALLGCGGHLKYLNRIESSGFSIDEAIDISDLEKIVLSGKELEVLVPMAKGLKDMPKFVADEVLCNKIKYGKKINKIDIPFNDGDKKNNLLKVIDNKQNLLAVLALNNENYSYCCVI
- the rpsO gene encoding 30S ribosomal protein S15, whose amino-acid sequence is MSLNSEQKKEVIERFKLHDTDTGSPEVQIGLLTNRITYLTEHLKVHKKDHHSRRGLLVLVGRRRSLLNYVKDKDVSRYKTIISSLGLRR
- the pnp gene encoding polyribonucleotide nucleotidyltransferase: MEFSVEEKIGGKTFSIKSGKLAKQASGSVVVQYEDTVVLITVVSANEEKVKGDFIPLTVEYQERIYAAGRIPGNYFRREIGRPSDKEILTARLIDRSIRPLFKKGFAYETQVIATVLSTDRENDPDMLAMVGTSAAILISDIPFDGPIAGVRVARIDGKLVINPKSSEWEKADINIVVTGSRAGIVMVEGGGNEMAEADMLDAIFFGHKAMQPLIDMQIKLQESIGKLKRQFDLNEKDTNLVNIIESNASSIIDVLLIPEKLKRYEAIGKVKKEIIEKLPDEYKDSKDAVSEIFHDLVRKKTRELILSGRRIDGRKFDEIRNIFCEVGLLPRPHGSALFTRGETQVFGVLTLGSGQDELRVETLTGDTSKAFMLHYNFPPFSVGEVRRISGPSRRDIGHGALATRAIEKVLPLSTEFDYTIRLVAEVLESNGSSSMGSVCAGILALMDGGVPISSPVAGIAMGLIKEDDTIIILSDILGDEDHTGDMDFKIAGTRNGVTAVQMDIKIKELSREIMDKALEQAKKGRLFILDKMMAAIGQSRSEISSYAPKVYSVKINPDKIRDVIGPHGKMIKSLQAETNTRIEIDDTGLVKISAENQDEGEVALKMIKAIGLDPEIGEIYDGTVVKVTDFGAFVQIKPGSEGLVHISQLASHHVKKVTEVVNEGDKLLVKVMEIGRDGKIRLSHKATVEDKNDRNRK